One segment of Leptospiraceae bacterium DNA contains the following:
- a CDS encoding SemiSWEET transporter, which yields MELESLIGYLAATLTTISFLPQVIRVVLTKKTEDISRNMYILLNIGICLWLTYGIMKMDLPIILANGITFVFSFTILIFKLRER from the coding sequence ATGGAACTAGAATCACTGATTGGATATTTAGCTGCAACCCTTACCACTATTTCGTTTTTACCACAAGTGATAAGAGTTGTGCTTACAAAAAAAACCGAAGATATATCTAGAAATATGTATATCTTACTCAATATAGGCATTTGCCTTTGGCTTACTTATGGAATAATGAAAATGGATTTACCAATTATTCTAGCAAATGGAATAACGTTTGTGTTTAGTTTTACAATACTCATATTTAAACTTAGAGAGCGGTAA
- a CDS encoding NADH-quinone oxidoreductase subunit H, producing the protein MESINYIILTLIFAIFPIIAGGIIRKVRARAQGRKGPPLLQNFYDLNRSLKKKPVDGFNSGFFAEVSPMLVCISGAIMWSIAVFEWTPFILIPFFLALQRVAITSFAMETGSSFGGLGTSREILLSISSEPILLLSILVAQSKMQLSFSWVGIILGVLFLGALMVAVLAELARPPFDDPRTHLELTMVHEAMLLEASGKTLGLFELGYQLKISTLFVLVVRIGLEHSRFIDRVISKPMENAITFFGAIGIAVIVGYWESISVRRKWTWIPEVMGITLLFILVLGTLVKL; encoded by the coding sequence ATGGAAAGTATAAACTATATTATCCTCACTTTAATTTTTGCGATTTTTCCGATCATTGCAGGTGGCATCATTCGTAAAGTACGAGCGAGGGCGCAGGGTCGTAAAGGACCACCACTTTTGCAAAACTTTTATGATCTAAATCGTTCTCTGAAAAAAAAGCCAGTAGATGGGTTTAATTCAGGTTTTTTTGCGGAAGTTTCGCCTATGCTTGTTTGTATATCTGGTGCAATCATGTGGTCGATCGCCGTATTTGAATGGACACCTTTCATTCTAATACCATTTTTCCTTGCTTTACAGCGAGTGGCTATTACTAGTTTTGCGATGGAGACAGGTTCTTCTTTCGGTGGGCTTGGTACTTCGAGAGAAATTTTACTCTCTATTTCCTCGGAGCCAATTTTACTTTTAAGTATACTAGTTGCACAAAGTAAGATGCAATTAAGTTTTTCGTGGGTCGGTATTATTTTAGGAGTTCTATTCCTTGGTGCATTAATGGTCGCCGTTCTTGCGGAGCTTGCAAGACCTCCATTTGATGATCCTAGAACTCACTTAGAATTAACTATGGTGCATGAAGCTATGTTGTTAGAAGCTTCCGGAAAAACTCTCGGCTTATTCGAATTAGGTTACCAATTAAAAATTTCCACTTTGTTTGTATTAGTTGTTAGAATTGGATTAGAGCATTCTCGGTTTATCGATAGGGTAATATCCAAACCGATGGAAAATGCGATTACTTTTTTTGGAGCCATTGGCATCGCAGTAATTGTCGGTTATTGGGAATCGATTAGTGTTCGTAGAAAGTGGACATGGATTCCAGAGGTAATGGGAATTACTTTACTTTTTATTTTAGTTTTAGGGACATTGGTGAAATTATGA
- the rluF gene encoding 23S rRNA pseudouridine(2604) synthase RluF, giving the protein MFEKSFIRLNKYISESGICSRREADHYIENGHVFINGKRAKVGDKVFSDDRVIVNGLVIEPRKQKSTIIIAYNKPVGVVSTTEDGTKDNILEHVIHSERIFPIGRLDKDSQGLIFLTNNGDIVNKILRAGNEHEKEYLVTVDKPITEEFIESMGNGVPILGQVTRKCFVKKESPFVFRIILIQGLNRQIRRMCEYFGFTVTKLERTRIMNISLKGIPTGDWRELTSQEVAGISKLIENSFSESKSIKAKRNKPQNEIPSSKKPKTGPAPKRHVLSIEKNTVLKGQNRSTKPKRNDPRVTGRNTPSRRGKNRKK; this is encoded by the coding sequence GTGTTTGAAAAAAGTTTTATCCGTTTAAATAAATATATCAGTGAAAGTGGAATTTGTTCTAGAAGAGAGGCAGATCATTACATAGAAAATGGACATGTATTTATAAACGGAAAACGAGCTAAAGTCGGAGACAAGGTTTTTTCAGATGATCGGGTTATCGTTAATGGACTTGTCATAGAGCCACGCAAACAAAAATCTACAATAATTATAGCTTATAATAAACCAGTAGGAGTTGTAAGCACTACTGAGGATGGAACAAAAGACAATATTTTAGAACATGTAATCCATTCAGAGCGGATATTCCCGATTGGTCGATTGGATAAAGACTCACAAGGTTTAATATTTCTTACAAATAATGGCGACATCGTAAATAAAATTTTACGTGCTGGCAACGAACACGAAAAAGAATATTTAGTTACAGTAGATAAACCTATTACGGAAGAATTTATTGAGTCAATGGGAAACGGTGTTCCTATTCTAGGACAAGTCACTAGAAAATGTTTTGTCAAAAAAGAATCTCCATTTGTATTCAGAATAATTTTAATCCAAGGATTGAATCGTCAAATTCGTCGAATGTGTGAATACTTCGGATTTACTGTTACTAAATTAGAACGTACACGAATTATGAATATTAGCCTCAAAGGTATTCCAACTGGGGATTGGAGGGAATTAACAAGTCAGGAAGTTGCTGGAATTTCAAAACTAATTGAAAATTCTTTTTCTGAATCAAAGTCTATTAAGGCAAAGAGAAATAAACCTCAAAACGAAATCCCAAGTTCTAAAAAACCCAAAACTGGACCGGCTCCCAAACGCCACGTTCTTTCGATTGAAAAAAACACTGTTTTAAAAGGTCAAAATCGTTCTACAAAACCGAAACGAAACGACCCTCGCGTAACAGGCAGAAATACTCCAAGTCGTCGCGGGAAAAATCGAAAAAAATAA
- a CDS encoding PAS domain S-box protein, which yields MTIQLKDELELSTQAVNFKKEIEISAILQLFQFSNLNLIISNREGDIIFGSNAFSNCSGYSIKEVTRKNLAQVFNQNFTESEIIEIEKDPECFSTFRILKTKSGKELQINTYNCILRDFLNVYIVSILIPATAM from the coding sequence ATGACAATTCAACTTAAAGATGAATTAGAATTATCCACTCAGGCAGTTAACTTCAAAAAAGAAATTGAAATATCTGCAATATTACAATTATTTCAATTCAGTAATCTTAACTTAATCATATCAAATAGAGAAGGAGATATTATATTTGGAAGTAATGCATTTTCAAATTGTTCCGGATATTCAATAAAAGAAGTAACTAGAAAAAATTTAGCTCAAGTATTTAATCAAAATTTTACCGAATCAGAAATAATAGAAATAGAAAAAGATCCGGAATGTTTTTCCACATTTAGAATTCTGAAGACAAAATCAGGAAAAGAATTACAGATCAATACATACAATTGTATATTAAGAGATTTTTTAAATGTATACATTGTTTCCATTCTTATTCCAGCAACTGCAATGTAA
- a CDS encoding STAS domain-containing protein, whose amino-acid sequence MKIKVVLKNDVHIIKIEGPIKAGNEFELGEKIEEYIKKGKAPKFIIDLKKVPFINSAGLGIFLNIYKHVDGLKGRMVFANLNSDIENLMEITKLASIFEIFKTADEALESFDF is encoded by the coding sequence ATGAAAATAAAAGTTGTTTTAAAAAATGATGTGCATATCATCAAAATCGAGGGTCCTATCAAAGCCGGAAACGAGTTTGAATTAGGAGAAAAAATTGAAGAGTATATCAAAAAAGGTAAAGCTCCAAAGTTTATAATTGATTTGAAAAAAGTTCCTTTTATCAATTCGGCTGGACTTGGTATCTTTTTGAATATCTACAAACACGTAGATGGTTTAAAAGGTAGAATGGTATTTGCCAACTTAAACTCAGATATAGAAAACTTAATGGAGATTACCAAACTAGCGAGTATCTTTGAGATTTTCAAAACCGCAGATGAGGCATTGGAATCCTTTGACTTCTAG
- a CDS encoding 1-acyl-sn-glycerol-3-phosphate acyltransferase yields the protein MGNILPVQPIHQTITYRILVKIVYYTTKLMFHSVHIYSKAEKHAVKAPHPTILLANHVAETDIVALAHAYPLIEDKIKFCFAMRQDIAEPDFLVKEFEPKGFLKFILWLIDKTQIIKILLVYMGGIGVKRAFRDDARKLLKQGELRNLVDSQWDKLADGVLKGRNLFLFPEGKFSENGNLESIKRGTYLIFKRIKGVSYNYFNFTYDFIAESKPMLHIGLGEHSSFPENADEYELAAEIKTKLGNSYVLTQGNIFSFILFREDIKLGIQEEKLFNKLAGFLKHINSSNQYLIAKELLSPKLPFLFERFLNKAIKGGFLQKDSNGNVKGEDKLYLTNFRNGSDMRRRNTYLFHSNQLKYYFSELEKFYAKS from the coding sequence ATGGGAAATATTCTCCCTGTGCAACCTATTCATCAGACTATTACCTATCGCATCCTTGTAAAAATTGTTTATTACACTACAAAATTAATGTTTCATTCTGTTCACATTTATTCTAAGGCAGAAAAACATGCAGTCAAAGCTCCACATCCAACCATTCTATTAGCAAACCACGTAGCTGAAACTGACATAGTTGCGTTAGCTCATGCTTATCCCTTAATTGAGGACAAAATCAAATTTTGTTTTGCAATGCGACAAGATATTGCTGAGCCTGATTTTCTAGTAAAAGAGTTTGAGCCAAAAGGATTCTTAAAATTTATTTTGTGGCTAATAGATAAAACACAAATCATAAAAATATTACTTGTGTATATGGGGGGAATCGGGGTTAAACGCGCATTTCGAGACGACGCAAGGAAACTTTTAAAACAAGGAGAACTTAGAAATTTAGTAGATTCACAATGGGATAAATTAGCAGATGGAGTATTAAAAGGTAGGAATTTATTTTTATTTCCGGAAGGTAAATTTTCTGAAAACGGAAATCTCGAATCTATTAAAAGAGGAACCTATCTAATATTCAAACGTATTAAAGGTGTATCTTACAATTATTTTAATTTTACCTATGATTTTATTGCTGAATCCAAACCAATGCTCCATATAGGACTTGGAGAACATTCTAGTTTTCCGGAAAACGCAGACGAATATGAATTAGCCGCAGAAATAAAAACGAAACTCGGAAATAGTTATGTGTTAACCCAGGGAAATATTTTTTCTTTTATTTTATTTCGAGAAGATATAAAACTTGGAATTCAAGAAGAAAAACTATTCAATAAATTAGCAGGATTTTTAAAACATATAAATTCGAGCAATCAATACTTAATAGCCAAGGAATTATTATCCCCAAAGTTACCTTTCTTATTTGAACGATTTTTAAACAAAGCAATTAAAGGCGGATTTTTACAAAAAGATTCGAATGGAAACGTTAAGGGAGAAGATAAACTTTATCTCACTAATTTTCGAAATGGAAGTGACATGCGTCGTCGCAATACTTATCTATTCCATTCCAATCAATTGAAATACTATTTCAGTGAATTAGAAAAATTCTACGCAAAGTCTTAG
- the xrtN gene encoding exosortase N, which yields MPKFISIYFFVILFTLNPYILNFIHLGLNLPFGNISYISFYPLFFLPIFLESNHHKKFEGIPILIGILLNLFAFYYYSFTFFWLGSLFICLSLLPYAQFKFGFLGYTIFLLTPPFSEKYTILIGFELRILLSKVSGLILQIYDSTTNVSGNIIYFRNIPYSIDPSCEGLKFFTGVILLFICFTHTYLIKNLTLWKIGISLSIGIMAILLWIWANLVRILVLVLFSISDSSVFHFIIGIISFLCFVGLPFSLLWFRLIPENSISRTIHLEPNIEPNFKYPQNLILLLPILLSILILFRFNNFSYPSFEWKNNYGTFKREDKENNFESQFYRNKEATLILKKNLPIIGLGHHPKICFEAVGYEITAEEEIIFFDKESIRRAKIKLKNKEYFLSWWYVKDNGDYVRTASEWNWRINSVFNQNRYIQVNLITNTVQNAEKYYKELTKDKL from the coding sequence GTGCCTAAGTTTATTAGTATATATTTTTTTGTTATTTTATTTACGTTAAATCCATATATTCTAAATTTTATACATTTGGGATTGAATCTTCCGTTTGGGAATATTTCGTATATTTCTTTTTACCCTCTGTTTTTTCTGCCAATTTTTTTAGAGAGCAATCACCATAAAAAATTTGAAGGAATACCAATCTTAATAGGTATTTTACTGAATCTATTCGCATTTTATTATTATTCTTTTACATTTTTTTGGTTGGGCTCTCTTTTTATTTGCCTATCGTTATTACCATATGCACAATTCAAATTCGGATTTTTGGGATATACAATTTTTCTACTGACTCCTCCATTTTCAGAAAAATATACTATTTTAATTGGCTTTGAACTTAGAATTTTACTTTCTAAAGTATCAGGATTAATTTTGCAAATTTATGATTCAACAACTAACGTTTCGGGAAATATTATCTATTTTAGGAATATTCCTTATTCTATTGATCCATCTTGCGAAGGATTAAAATTTTTTACTGGTGTTATTTTACTATTTATATGTTTTACTCATACTTATCTAATAAAAAATCTTACTTTGTGGAAAATTGGGATTAGCCTAAGTATAGGTATTATGGCTATACTCTTATGGATTTGGGCAAATTTAGTTAGAATTTTGGTATTAGTATTATTTTCTATTTCAGATAGTTCTGTATTCCATTTTATTATTGGGATAATAAGTTTTCTATGTTTTGTTGGTCTTCCATTTTCTTTACTTTGGTTTCGTCTAATACCAGAAAATTCAATTTCTAGAACAATTCATCTCGAACCAAACATAGAGCCTAATTTTAAATATCCGCAAAATCTTATTCTATTACTTCCAATTTTACTATCCATTCTTATACTATTTCGATTTAATAATTTTTCGTATCCTAGTTTTGAATGGAAAAATAATTATGGAACATTCAAACGTGAAGATAAGGAAAATAATTTCGAATCACAGTTTTATAGAAATAAAGAAGCCACACTAATCTTAAAAAAGAATTTGCCAATCATTGGACTAGGTCATCATCCGAAAATTTGTTTCGAAGCAGTTGGATATGAAATTACCGCAGAGGAAGAAATTATATTTTTTGATAAGGAAAGTATAAGAAGAGCCAAAATAAAATTAAAAAACAAAGAGTATTTTTTATCCTGGTGGTATGTAAAGGATAATGGAGATTATGTTAGAACTGCATCCGAATGGAACTGGCGTATAAACTCTGTATTCAATCAGAATCGATACATTCAAGTAAATTTAATAACAAACACAGTACAAAACGCTGAAAAATATTATAAAGAGCTGACAAAAGATAAATTGTAG
- a CDS encoding DUF1318 domain-containing protein, which translates to MNKFFLSIYFLFILTFVNCFSTLKPPAITFTQTQTAAEKQMVGEDKELEKDGWLISSIKTSSYGSDEWKKDTLIYNESDFKDKDYYTLLSVIAYLAPEVKVYKSKGVLGEGLNGLLQKPNIKSDKTLSNEYAIPENKKRLDEVTKLVNDSRVRIYETRILAATKSNADKQEDPNTIREKIILSNYYNSESGEYIETGNGVWTKK; encoded by the coding sequence ATGAATAAATTCTTTTTATCTATTTACTTTCTATTTATATTAACTTTTGTAAATTGTTTTTCAACTTTAAAACCTCCCGCGATCACATTCACGCAAACACAAACCGCCGCAGAAAAACAAATGGTAGGAGAAGACAAAGAGTTGGAAAAGGACGGATGGTTAATCTCATCAATCAAAACTTCATCCTATGGCTCTGATGAATGGAAAAAAGACACTCTAATCTACAACGAAAGTGATTTTAAGGATAAGGACTATTATACTCTACTTAGCGTAATTGCCTATCTAGCACCTGAAGTAAAGGTTTATAAATCCAAAGGAGTTCTCGGAGAAGGACTAAATGGACTTCTACAAAAGCCAAATATCAAATCAGATAAAACTCTATCAAATGAATACGCAATACCCGAAAATAAAAAAAGGCTAGATGAAGTCACAAAGTTGGTAAACGATTCACGCGTTCGTATTTACGAAACTAGAATTCTTGCCGCAACAAAATCAAACGCTGACAAACAAGAAGACCCAAATACAATCCGTGAAAAAATAATTTTATCAAATTATTACAATTCAGAATCCGGCGAATATATTGAAACAGGCAATGGAGTCTGGACTAAAAAATAG
- a CDS encoding formate hydrogenase: MNFLHTVIGMSLFAPFFVGSHLGKDFSGIDFPLFFGLSVQAIVGNFILVYVRGDEVREKLKIFTGYLLFFTGLSGSYLAGKTVWLPVFWEVSTIGAVLIYFGQGFHEKAIKSILSLFLASGASMIFISAWVFLPEGKTGYSFLMIGLLIKSTFSLFHMWYPEAHTGTPSHASASYSGIMLNLPLLLFVRYVMVWWNEIPFSHLLIPIAGLGVFLGGLTAFFSRDVKKALAYSTIEKSNFMALFLFVSALWLKSEVDEYASLSRSFLVLFYLMLLHHSVSKSFQFLAIGYISKKAKTTVIDLCRGVGRLSGLSSIKLGIGTMSFAAIPGTAGFIAEATLLFLISKTIDLSNVDDSVYFLLAIVFSLSGMVLGAAAHIRMYLPMVLSMPDPKIAKQIESENEPVASGISISLQLLGVLIFLIPVLLFFPLFVMNRYINCSASSAYECVNILSGNGAILANWIPPYLLLWLYKLTIISFGVTLLFISLAIFRWSHRIEKRRGWDCGNNYGGAELSIPSSVISDPLYNSVGRYFISKKGELYFDSAVNKVLLSSLDFGKFWINKVESGEIGYYLLFSAFSFLISLFLILVLKIHL; this comes from the coding sequence ATGAACTTTTTACATACCGTAATTGGAATGTCCTTGTTTGCGCCTTTTTTCGTTGGGTCGCATTTGGGTAAGGATTTTTCAGGAATAGATTTCCCCTTATTTTTTGGGTTATCAGTTCAAGCAATAGTCGGAAATTTTATTTTAGTTTATGTTCGAGGAGATGAAGTTCGTGAAAAATTGAAAATTTTTACCGGATACCTCCTTTTTTTTACAGGGTTGTCCGGATCTTATCTCGCTGGAAAAACAGTCTGGCTTCCTGTGTTTTGGGAAGTTTCAACAATTGGAGCAGTCCTAATTTACTTTGGCCAAGGGTTTCACGAAAAAGCCATAAAAAGTATACTTTCATTATTTCTGGCTAGCGGTGCATCGATGATCTTTATCTCGGCTTGGGTATTTTTGCCGGAAGGGAAAACTGGGTATTCCTTTTTGATGATTGGATTGCTAATTAAATCAACATTTTCTCTTTTCCATATGTGGTATCCGGAAGCACATACGGGAACCCCGTCTCATGCATCTGCATCTTATTCTGGTATCATGTTAAATCTCCCCTTACTCTTATTTGTAAGGTATGTTATGGTTTGGTGGAATGAAATTCCTTTTAGTCATTTGCTCATTCCTATCGCTGGGTTAGGAGTATTTTTGGGTGGTCTTACGGCTTTTTTTAGTCGGGATGTCAAAAAAGCACTAGCGTATAGTACAATTGAGAAAAGTAATTTTATGGCATTATTTTTATTTGTATCTGCGCTTTGGCTCAAAAGTGAAGTTGATGAATATGCATCTTTAAGTAGATCTTTTTTAGTTCTATTTTATTTGATGCTTTTACACCATTCAGTTTCAAAATCCTTTCAGTTCCTAGCAATTGGTTATATTTCTAAAAAAGCAAAAACTACTGTCATTGATCTCTGTAGGGGAGTAGGACGATTATCCGGACTATCTAGTATAAAATTAGGTATTGGGACAATGAGTTTTGCCGCAATTCCAGGTACGGCTGGATTTATTGCAGAGGCAACACTTCTATTTTTAATTTCTAAAACAATTGATTTATCGAATGTAGATGATTCGGTATATTTTCTTTTAGCGATAGTATTTAGTTTATCAGGTATGGTATTAGGTGCTGCTGCGCATATTCGTATGTATCTGCCAATGGTTCTTTCTATGCCTGATCCGAAAATAGCCAAACAAATAGAGTCAGAGAATGAGCCTGTTGCGAGTGGAATTTCTATTTCATTACAATTATTAGGAGTCTTAATTTTTCTAATTCCAGTATTACTTTTTTTTCCTTTGTTTGTAATGAATCGTTATATCAATTGTTCTGCAAGTTCGGCGTACGAATGCGTAAATATTTTGTCTGGAAACGGAGCAATTTTAGCAAATTGGATTCCGCCTTACCTGTTATTATGGCTTTATAAACTAACGATTATTTCTTTTGGTGTTACATTACTTTTTATAAGTTTAGCAATTTTTAGATGGTCACATCGGATAGAGAAAAGAAGGGGCTGGGATTGTGGAAATAACTACGGCGGAGCGGAACTTTCAATACCATCTTCCGTTATATCAGACCCATTGTACAATTCCGTCGGTAGATATTTTATTAGTAAAAAAGGTGAATTATATTTCGATTCAGCGGTTAACAAAGTGTTACTTTCATCACTAGATTTTGGGAAATTTTGGATCAATAAAGTAGAATCGGGAGAAATAGGTTACTACCTATTATTCTCTGCTTTTTCTTTTTTAATTTCGCTTTTCCTGATTCTTGTTCTAAAGATTCATCTATGA
- a CDS encoding XrtN system VIT domain-containing protein, which translates to MKKIKEYFTKQINILGFTKSRYIWFLFWVITSIATGTLLLLITKFISSFQTQFLTYWAFGFGGIFFLVLLFILFKIFLEDKLRGYLLLTIIFSAAAFIVEKYVLNGEIFSPFTDRTVILLWVSFTALFISIFYEKISKWILLFFPPILLTGFFISFCFTLIMLPFMLFSWIAVLFLGLGILPYTPLMASIAFLVTCYRIFSELRENKYYLQYTFSKYLTYSVLIFASLYFIWFHTEWDKGQFIIRNHFLETKLINPKRSLIDDDLPAWASLGMKLPVNHVSELYLQPESNNRDFLFSAFGSDKLFDPFAFIVGNISKKADILNEDREHLLKLLFGYTHISLNRLWNGNSLITTNVDTYIQFYPNTRVSYTEMKISIYNESDLGNQEAIYTFKLPNGGVCTKLNLWIDNKEEPARLTYLSKAKETYDKIVGVERRDPSYVTWMEDNLLRVKVFPVNAKSYRTFKIGFINPLIVQNKNLTYQSLQIEGPPHTSAKHTIKLDVLENPEVNISGYGYSFEKEILPKNQTSLSKWFAYGKFKDNWKVYLDKPNSLNGEFNFSNLKLKVTELELQKKKFYPEKIYLLINSSLPKKEWKNVYSKLAAANLNSQIILVTNEWFYSKNTKENLDFIEDQSLPKFNLFPFYKITNETDILIITNREEHSIPFSDLKGSAFYNKNKEFFSKNKKPIYVQSLNGKLSTYFNSLLEYELIREIPISLDQILENISSAKITIPVQTELKYSFPDSEFTIELSKEQTINNKTGNHILGRLLIYKKIMRSLGKQMKTTEKNSKDDGLFDLAELGMVVTPFTSLLVLETANDYKRFQINKNKIGLGESNLQIDENASSIKHGNVPEPEEWIIFIICISFWMIWRKTKLRRA; encoded by the coding sequence ATGAAGAAAATCAAAGAGTATTTCACAAAACAAATAAATATTTTAGGTTTCACTAAATCTAGATATATTTGGTTTTTATTTTGGGTTATTACATCTATCGCAACCGGGACATTACTTTTATTAATAACTAAATTCATATCTTCCTTTCAGACTCAGTTTTTAACCTATTGGGCATTTGGGTTTGGCGGAATTTTCTTTTTAGTTTTACTATTCATTTTATTTAAAATATTTTTAGAAGATAAGTTAAGGGGTTATTTACTATTAACCATTATATTCAGCGCAGCCGCATTTATTGTAGAAAAATACGTATTAAACGGGGAAATCTTTTCTCCTTTTACAGATAGAACAGTAATTTTACTTTGGGTTTCATTTACCGCACTTTTTATTTCTATCTTTTATGAAAAAATTTCTAAGTGGATACTATTATTTTTCCCACCAATTCTTTTGACCGGATTTTTTATTTCTTTTTGTTTCACTTTGATTATGCTCCCGTTTATGTTGTTTAGTTGGATTGCAGTTTTATTTTTAGGTTTAGGAATTTTACCGTATACTCCTCTAATGGCGAGTATTGCTTTTTTGGTTACTTGTTACCGAATTTTTTCAGAATTACGAGAAAATAAATACTATCTGCAATATACTTTTTCTAAATATCTAACCTATTCAGTTTTAATTTTTGCTTCATTATATTTTATTTGGTTTCATACAGAATGGGATAAAGGTCAATTTATTATTCGAAATCATTTTTTAGAAACCAAACTGATTAATCCCAAACGAAGTTTAATCGACGACGATTTACCTGCATGGGCTTCTCTTGGAATGAAACTTCCAGTAAACCATGTAAGTGAATTGTATTTGCAACCTGAATCTAACAATCGAGATTTTTTATTTTCTGCATTCGGAAGTGATAAACTATTTGACCCATTTGCATTTATAGTTGGAAACATTTCCAAAAAAGCAGATATACTAAATGAAGACAGGGAACATTTACTAAAACTATTATTCGGGTATACGCATATTAGCCTTAATCGTCTATGGAACGGAAACTCTTTAATCACCACAAATGTAGATACATATATTCAATTTTATCCGAATACAAGAGTAAGTTATACTGAAATGAAAATAAGTATTTACAATGAATCCGATTTAGGGAACCAAGAAGCAATTTATACTTTCAAACTTCCCAACGGAGGTGTATGCACAAAACTAAATCTTTGGATTGATAACAAAGAAGAACCAGCGAGACTCACTTATTTATCAAAAGCCAAAGAAACTTACGATAAGATTGTAGGTGTAGAAAGAAGAGACCCATCCTATGTAACTTGGATGGAAGACAACCTTCTAAGAGTTAAAGTTTTTCCAGTAAATGCAAAAAGTTATAGAACTTTTAAAATTGGATTTATAAATCCACTCATAGTTCAAAACAAAAATTTAACTTACCAGTCATTACAAATAGAAGGTCCCCCCCATACTTCAGCAAAACATACGATAAAATTAGACGTATTGGAAAATCCAGAAGTAAACATATCTGGATATGGGTATTCTTTCGAAAAGGAAATTTTACCAAAAAATCAAACTAGTTTATCCAAATGGTTCGCATACGGAAAATTTAAAGATAATTGGAAAGTGTATTTAGATAAACCAAATTCTTTGAATGGAGAATTCAATTTTTCAAATTTGAAATTAAAAGTAACCGAATTAGAATTACAAAAAAAGAAGTTTTATCCGGAGAAAATTTATCTTTTGATAAATTCATCTTTGCCTAAAAAAGAATGGAAAAACGTTTATTCCAAATTAGCCGCTGCGAATCTTAACTCCCAAATAATTCTTGTTACGAATGAATGGTTTTATTCAAAGAATACAAAAGAAAACTTAGATTTTATCGAAGACCAAAGTTTACCAAAGTTTAATCTATTTCCATTCTATAAAATTACAAATGAAACAGATATTTTAATTATCACAAACAGAGAAGAGCACTCAATCCCATTCTCTGACTTAAAAGGAAGTGCGTTTTACAATAAAAATAAAGAATTTTTTAGTAAAAACAAAAAACCAATTTATGTACAATCTCTAAATGGAAAACTGTCTACCTACTTTAATAGTTTACTAGAATATGAATTGATTCGAGAAATCCCAATTTCATTAGATCAGATATTGGAAAACATTTCCTCGGCCAAAATTACGATTCCGGTACAAACAGAACTAAAATATTCTTTCCCAGATTCGGAATTTACAATTGAATTATCTAAAGAACAAACTATAAACAATAAAACCGGAAATCACATACTCGGACGGTTATTAATTTATAAAAAGATTATGCGTAGTTTAGGCAAACAAATGAAAACTACAGAAAAAAATTCTAAGGATGACGGATTATTTGACTTAGCCGAACTTGGTATGGTTGTAACTCCATTTACATCTTTATTAGTATTGGAAACTGCCAACGATTACAAACGATTTCAAATTAATAAAAACAAGATAGGTTTAGGAGAATCCAACTTACAGATAGATGAAAATGCGTCATCGATAAAACATGGAAATGTTCCAGAACCAGAAGAGTGGATAATATTTATTATCTGCATATCTTTTTGGATGATCTGGCGAAAAACGAAATTAAGACGTGCCTAA